In Ipomoea triloba cultivar NCNSP0323 chromosome 15, ASM357664v1, one genomic interval encodes:
- the LOC116006482 gene encoding glycosyltransferase BC10-like: protein MEGGKDPPQVVISKGGQPRVLPQRLLHLFLLLCFGFSVVCVYTIKGFGALSVVNNTVKPSLESCIQTRPNGLEHWIKPPTNLTHSMSDEELFWRASLVPKIKKYPFKRVPKIAFMFLTKGPLPLSPLWERFFKGQRGLFSIYIHSSPSFEADFTPSSVFYGRQIPSKVTEWGTMSICDAERRLIANALLDIRNEWFVLLSESCIPLFNFTVIYGYLRRSKHSFIGAFDDPGPYGRGRYNPNMAPEVNITDWRKGPQWFEINRKLALYIVQDTKLYPKFAEFCKPHCYVDEHYFPTMLAIQAGSVLANRSITWADWSRGGAHPATFGRSDITPDFVKRILEGHSCLYNGHSISICHLFARKFAPSALEPLILLASEYLGF from the exons ATGGAGGGAGGTAAAGATCCACCACAAGTGGTTATAAGCAAGGGAGGCCAACCTAGGGTTTTGCCACAGAGACTCTTGCATTTGTTTTTGCTTCTGTGTTTTGGCTTTTCAGTGGTCTGCGTTTATACAATCAAGGGGTTTGGAGCTCTTAGTGTAGTGAATAATACAGTGAAGCCTAGTCTGGAATCCTGCATTCAAACAAGGCCAAATGGTTTGGAGCATTGGATTAAGCCTCCAACCAATTTGACACATTCAATGTCTGATGAAGAGTTGTTTTGGAGGGCATCTTTGGTGCCAAAAATAAAGAAGTACCCCTTCAAAAGGGTTCCCAAGATTGCGTTTATGTTCTTGACGAAAGGGCCATTGCCATTGTCGCCTCTTTGGGAGAGATTCTTCAAGGGGCAACGAGGGCTCTTTTCGATATACATCCATTCCTCGCCATCATTTGAAGCTGATTTCACACCCTCATCGGTTTTCTATGGAAGGCAGATACCTAGTAAG GTTACAGAATGGGGGACTATGAGTATCTGTGATGCAGAGAGAAGACTTATAGCCAATGCACTGCTGGATATAAGAAATGAATGGTTTGTTCTACTATCAGAGTCCTGCATTCCTCTGTTCAACTTCACTGTCATCTATGGCTACTTAAGGAGATCAAAACACAGTTTCATTGGTGCATTTGATGACCCGGGGCCATATGGGCGAGGGCGTTACAACCCGAACATGGCACCCGAGGTAAACATTACAGATTGGCGAAAAGGACCACAGTGGTTCGAGATCAACAGGAAGCTCGCCCTCTACATTGTACAAGACACGAAATTGTACCCTAAGTTTGCTGAGTTCTGCAAACCGCATTGCTATGTCGACGAGCACTACTTCCCGACCATGCTAGCCATCCAAGCCGGAAGTGTCTTGGCCAACCGAAGCATCACTTGGGCCGACTGGTCTCGAGGTGGCGCCCACCCTGCCACTTTTGGGAGATCAGACATCACACCGGATTTCGTGAAGAGGATCCTTGAAGGTCATAGCTGCCTGTATAATGGCCACAGTATATCAATCTGTCATCTTTTTGCCAGAAAATTTGCTCCTAGTGCCTTGGAACCTCTCATTTTGTTAGCTTCAGAATACTTAGGTTTTTGA
- the LOC116006480 gene encoding ELF3-like protein 2 codes for MGPMFPRLHVNDTEKGGPRAPPRNKMALYEQLSIPSQRFNPNLIPPQGNGHERSMLFPLHLPSPRTSAEKLHACCSDSTQLTQFESRKKAVGDDSRVCIIVNSSTDQGPGKFYSKSDWEKLAPSSPAGSVCPNKGSKLNIGINTRQHKSPKQVVAIRGQPVKAALSATATDKPVHPSKQTDVLLEYDLSGPLDKSGINLQPENMDDSHVGSFNGDATIIRDVEDGNSSILMRDFLTEEQMITINMVSDTESQKDKGYKSLRTGNVCPGEDSSETSMVGCISGVAIIPDDIVGLIGKNHFWKARKSIIHQQRLFAFQVFELHRLIKVQKLIAGSPNLLDGSAYLAKSLKRSSAKSLPLEYIVKEPQDVSKHKNDLEMPEFRMEFSAENTTRKASFSSVQNGDQPPLSCRPFSGNPTVAAISNESEMGPWCFHQPAGHQWLIPVMTPSEGLVYKPYPGPGFMAPVCGGCGSPGLSPVKGHFPVPAYQGMGVPFAPPAFNGYFPPYGMNPAISTSGVEEMKQFAGMGSQGQVSGGANSNSQHQNSCHVRNQKNSTAAPNLGILHPFMENEVQASTASSPSEKSPGVVPVVSTEMERRGGALCLSSTSTARYAHHQPTSVIRAVPRHARSATESAARIFQSIQEERKQYD; via the exons ATGGGACCAATGTTCCCAAGGCTTCATGTGAATGATACTGAGAAGGGAGGACCAAGGGCTCCTCCAAGGAACAAGATGGCCCTCTATGAGCAGCTTAGCATCCCTTCTCAGCGTTTCAACCCCAATTTGATTCCTCCTCAG GGTAATGGACATGAAAGGAGTATGCTGTTTCCATTGCATTTGCCTTCACCGAGAACCTCAGCTGAGAAGTTACATGCTTGCTGTTCTGATTCTACTCAGCTGACACAGTTTGAATCTAGAAAGAAAGCGGTTGGAGATGATTCAAGAGTTTGCATCATTGTTAACTCTAGTACAGATCAAGGTCCGGGGAAATTTTATAGTAAATCAGATTGGGAAAAACTTGCTCCATCGAGTCCGGCTGGTTCAGTTTGCCCTAATAAAGGTTCAAAGCTCAATATTGGAATAAACACAAGACAACATAAGAGCCCAAAACAAGTTGTGGCAATCAGAGGACAACCCGTTAAAGCTGCCTTGAGTGCTACAGCCACAGATAAGCCAGTGCATCCTTCGAAACAAACTGATGTTCTCTTGGAATATGATCTGAGCGGCCCTTTAGATAAGAGTGGCATAAACTTACAGCCAGAAAACATGGATGATTCTCATGTTGGCAGCTTTAATGGTGATGCTACCATAATTAGGGATGTGGAGGATGGAAATTCTTCTATCCTAATGAGGGATTTTCTAACAGAAGAACAGATGATTACTATTAATATGGTTAGTGATACAGAATCTCAGAAAGACAAGGGATATAAATCGCTCCGAACAGGAAATGTTTGCCCCGGTGAAGACTCATCTGAGACTTCCATGGTCGGTTGTATATCTGGAGTGGCCATAATTCCTGATGATATTGTTGGATTAATcggcaaaaatcatttttggaaAGCCAGAAAGTCTATCATACA TCAACAACGATTGTTTGCATTTCAAGTATTCGAGTTGCATAGGTTAATAAAG GTCCAAAAACTTATAGCCGGGTCACCAAACCTGCTTGATGGTAGCGCTTATTTGGCGAAATCTTTGAAACGATCTTCTGCAAAGAGTCTACCTCTAGAATATATTGTCAAGGAACCCCAAGACGTTTCGAAGCACAAAAATGATTTGGAAATGCCCGAGTTTAGGATGGAATTCTCAGCTGAAAATACCACGAGGAAAGCGTCTTTTTCTTCTGTGCAAAATGGCGATCAACCTCCTCTGAGCTGCAGACCTTTTTCAGGAAATCCGACGGTGGCAGCCATAAGTAACGAATCTGAGATGGGTCCTTGGTGTTTCCATCAGCCTGCAGGTCACCAATGGTTGATCCCGGTGATGACTCCCTCTGAAGGTCTTGTGTATAAACCGTACCCCGGACCGGGATTCATGGCGCCTGTCTGTGGAGGGTGTGGATCACCGGGGTTGAGTCCTGTGAAAGGGCACTTTCCAGTTCCGGCTTATCAAGGAATGGGAGTTCCCTTTGCACCTCCTGCTTTTAATGGTTACTTTCCTCCGTACGGGATGAATCCCGCCATCTCAACTTCTGGCGTTGAAGAGATGAAACAATTCGCTGGAATGGGTTCACAAGGTCAGGTATCGGGAGGGGCCAACTCTAACTCTCAACACCAGAACTCGTGTCACGTGCGAAACCAGAAGAACAGTACCGCTGCCCCAAATCTCGGGATATTGCATCCTTTCATGGAAAACGAGGTGCAGGCCAGCACAGCGAGTAGTCCAAGCGAGAAATCACCGGGCGTGGTGCCTGTGGTGAGTACCGAAATGGAACGTAGAGGAGGCGCTCTTTGTCTCTCCTCCACTTCCACCGCTCGTTATGCTCATCATCAGCCCACGAGTGTAATACGAGCTGTGCCTCGCCATGCCAGGTCTGCTACTGAATCTGCGGCTCGGATCTTTCAATCCATTcaagaagaaaggaaacaatATGACTAA
- the LOC116006644 gene encoding vacuolar-processing enzyme gamma-isozyme-like, with translation MIRSVVASLLLLTVSIVAVADGRGFLKLPSEARRFFRPAEEENREADGDDSVGTRWAVLIAGSNGYWNYRHQADICHAYQILKAGGLKDENIVVFMYDDIAYNEENPRKGIIINSPHGEDVYHGVPKDYTGDDVTVNNLLAVILGDKSAVKGGSGKVVDSGPNDHIFIYYSDHGGPGVLGMPTSPYLYADELNAALKKKHAAGAYKSLVFYLEACESGSIFEGILPKDINIYATTASNAIESSWGTYCPGEYPSPPPEYETCLGDLYSIAWMEDSDIHNLRTESLKQQYNLVKDRTLNGNTAYGSHVMQYGDLELNADSLFMYMGTNPANENFTFVDEKLLKLSAPRRAVNQRDADLLHFWDKFRNAPEGSARKSEAQKQFTEAITHRTHLDNSIALVGKLLFGIEKGPEVLTSIRATGLPLVDDWSCLKSYVRAFETHCGSLSQYGMKHMRSIANICNAGISEERMAEASAQACPTFPSYSWSSLRGGFSA, from the exons ATGATTCGCTCCGTCGTCGCTTCTCTTCTCCTTCTGACCGTCTCGATCGTCGCCGTAGCCGATGGCCGTGGCTTCCTGAAACTACCGTCCGAAGCTCGCAGATTCTTCCGGCCGGCGGAGGAGGAGAACAGAGAAGCCGATGGCGATGACTCCGTCGGCACTCGTTGGGCCGTTCTGATCGCCGGATCCAATGGATATTGGAATTACCGACATCAG GCTGATATATGCCATGCCTATCAGATATTAAAGGCAGGCGGTCTCAAGGATGAAAACATTGTTGTATTTATGTATGATGACATTGCTTACAATGAAGAGAACCCTAGGAAAGGGATTATCATCAATAGCCCTCATGGTGAAGATGTTTATCATGGAGTTCCTAAG GACTACACAGGGGATGATGTTACTGTTAACAACCTTCTTGCTGTTATCCTAGGGGACAAATCTGCAGTTAAGGGTGGCAGCGGGAAGGTTGTGGATAGCGGTCCAAATGATCACATCTTTATTTACTACTCTGATCATGGTGGTCCTGGTGTGCTCG GTATGCCTACCAGTCCTTATCTCTAtgctgatgagctgaatgctgccTTGAAAAAGAAGCATGCTGCTGGGGCATATAAAAGCCtg GTATTTTATCTAGAAGCTTGCGAGTCTGGGAGTATATTTGAGGGTATTCTCCCTAAAGATATAAATATCTATGCAACAACAGCTTCAAATGCTATAGAGAGTAGCTGGGGAACATACTGTCCAGGAGAGTATCCTAGTCCTCCTCCTGAATATGAGACCTGCTTGGGTGATTTGTATAGTATTGCCTGGATGGAAGACAG TGACATACACAATCTGAGGACTGAAAGTCTGAAGCAGCAATATAACCTG GTTAAGGACAGAACTCTCAACGGAAACACAGCCTACGGTTCCCATGTTATGCAATATGGTGATTTAGAGCTGAATGCGGACTCCCTTTTTATGTATATGGGTACAAATCCAGcaaatgaaaatttcacttttgtggATGAAAAATTGCTGAAATTATCAGCACCAAGAAGAGCTGTGAACCAGCGTGATGCAGATCTCTTGCATTTCTGGGACAAG TTCCGCAATGCTCCAGAAGGCTCAGCAAGGAAATCCGAAGCTCAGAAGCAGTTTACTGAAGCCATTACACACAGAACGCACCTAGACAACAGCATTGCACTTGTTGGAAAGCTCCTCTTTGGAATCGAGAAAGGTCCCGAGGTGCTGACCAGCATCCGTGCTACTGGCCTACCCCTTGTTGATGACTGGAGCTGCCTCAAGTCCTAC GTGAGAGCTTTTGAGACACACTGCGGTTCATTGTCACAGTACGGGATGAAACACATGCGCTCCATTGCCAACATCTGCAATGCTGGGATTTCAGAGGAGCGGATGGCCGAGGCATCGGCTCAAGCTTGCCCAACCTTCCCTTCCTATTCCTGGAGCTCTCTCCGTGGAGGATTCAGTGCATAA
- the LOC116005901 gene encoding uncharacterized protein LOC116005901 — protein MIVFKIVVFLLLITTFCNGNVKNKPIFGHNISNLHTNHSVTTIQSEDGDIIECINIYKQPAFKHPALRNHKIQVTQTWQRSGRCPRGTVPIRGVRNQNKGVEIRKKPSIFLRDKGSDGDRKLYLLHQNRSLAILHTEGFSYLGAKGDIRVHNPHVQSDDEYSTSQVTLSGGGPYNAYEEIQSGWAVNPSVYGDRQTRYFTYWTVDGSNHTGCFDLTCPGFVQTSHEIALGAAIHPISSPDGLPHEISIYIHQDPFTSNWWVQYGETIIGYWPSELFKDLKYRAKTVQWGGEVYSSYLGNRQPHTTTAMGSGRFPDIIYGTSGYVKRMRILGNSMEFVPPSWVYPYTDEYRCYGIFYLNDYSDDPEFYFGGPGRNKLCP, from the exons ATGATAGTGTTCAAAATAGTGGTTTTCTTGTTACTGATCACCACATTTTGCAATGGAAATGTGAAAAATAAGCCAATCTTTGGTCACAACATTTCAAATCTTCACACAAACCATTCTGTCACAACCATTCAG AGTGAAGATGGCGACATCATAGAATGCATCAACATCTACAAGCAGCCAGCATTCAAGCATCCTGCTTTGAGAAACCACAAAATTCAGGT AACACAAACATGGCAAAGAAGTGGACGTTGTCCTAGAGGAACAGTTCCCATTAGAGGGGTGAGAAACCAGAACAAAGGAGTAGAAATCAGAAAGAAGCCTTCCATCTTTCTTCGTGATAAAGGGTCAGATGGTGATAGGAAGTTATACCTCTTACACCAGAACCGTTCg TTGGCTATATTGCACACAGAAGGGTTCAGCTACTTGGGAGCCAAGGGAGACATTAGGGTTCATAATCCCCATGTTCAGTCAGATGATGAATATAGCACTTCTCAGGTTACTCTCTCTGGTGGTGGGCCTTATAATGCCTATGAAGAAATTCAGTCCGGGTGGGCTGTGAACCCTAGTGTATATGGAGACAGGCAAACCAGATATTTCACTTATTGGACG GTTGATGGTTCAAATCATACAGGCTGCTTTGATCTCACCTGCCCTGGTTTTGTTCAAACTAGTCATGAGATTGCACTTGGTGCAGCTATCCATCCCATCTCATCCCCAGATGGCCTACCCCATGAAATTTCTATATACATCCATCAG GATCCATTTACAAGTAATTGGTGGGTGCAATACGGAGAAACAATTATTGGGTATTGGCCCTCAGAGCTCTTCAAGGATTTAAAATATCGTGCCAAGACAGTTCAGTGGGGTGGTGAGGTTTACAGTAGCTATTTAGGCAATCGACAACCACACACAACAACAGCAATGGGAAGTGGGCGCTTTCCAGACATCATATATGGGACGTCTGGGTACGTCAAAAGAATGAGAATTCTTGGGAATTCAATGGAGTTTGTTCCTCCGAGCTGGGTTTATCCCTACACCGACGAGTATAGATGCTATGGTATCTTTTATCTTAACGATTATAGTGATGATCCCGAATTTTACTTTGGAGGTCCCGGAAGAAATAAATTATGCCCTTAA